In the Brienomyrus brachyistius isolate T26 chromosome 20, BBRACH_0.4, whole genome shotgun sequence genome, one interval contains:
- the LOC125715739 gene encoding UDP-GalNAc:beta-1,3-N-acetylgalactosaminyltransferase 2-like isoform X2, which translates to MRSAVLLLLCPCIVAILIHAWLRLYKPSGGLSVDVLVGILSARHHYDLREAIRETWMGYLRDQPYFRHRVEVKFIVGRHGCHIPEEDKEDPYSCTLLNLSEPGAHVAGQEVEIVSKLQAPVLSPSDVPVISLDFRVLHPVVITQLGVFPRGPNWELPGNLSVTLFPLDQEEPVISVQFGRDSPGTNKNGVWYKTVEKFILPKGFEGMLLWEALDPADLTMANVSQVCWDTGGGVLKIATVEDGILPHRDARGFPGLAGGFTFSIYDTAGLSEMLQGRPGRMSTQESLLAQEEELLEQESQRHGDLVFVDMVDTYRNIPSKVLQFYKWSLRNTDFRLLLKTDDDCYIDVDAVLRRIKDRHLSRKNFWWGNFRQNWPVDRVGKWQELEYSSPVYPAFACGSGYVVSRDLVEWLAFNAEKLKAYQGEDVSMGIWMAALCPEKHQDSGWLCEQACYLDMLSSPQHTAEELRLLWRRKQACGDPCGCPWDLD; encoded by the exons ATGAGAAGCGCGGTATTGCTGCTGTTGTGTCCGTGTATTGTGGCAATACTGATCCATGCCTGGTTGAGACTATATAAACCGTCAG GTGGGCTTTCGGTCGATGTGCTGGTGGGGATTCTTTCGGCGCGACACCACTATGATCTCAGGGAGGCGATAAGGGAGACCTGGATGGGATATCTCCGGGACCAGCCCTATTTCAGACATAG AGTGGAGGTGAAGTTTATTGTAGGTCGGCATGGCTGTCACATACCAGAGGAGGACAAGGAAGACCCATACTCCTGTACCCTGCTGAACCTGTCAGAACCAGGAGCACATG TGGCTGGACAAGAGGTGGAGATTGTCAGCAAGCTCCAGGCACCTGTCCTAAGCCCCTCTGACGTGCCAGTGATCAGCCTCGACTTCAGGGTTCTGCATCCCGTCGTGATCACCCAGTTAGGGGTGTTCCCCAGGGGCCCAAACTGGGAACTCCCTGGGAACCTGTCAGTCACGCTCTTCCCGCTGGATCAGGAG GAGCCAGTGATAAGTGTCCAATTCGGCCGTGACAGCCCTGGGACAAACAAGAATGGAGTGTGGTACAAAACGGTGGAGAAGTTTATCCTACCCAAG GGTTTTGAAGGGATGCTTCTCTGGGAGGCCCTGGATCCGGCCGATCTGACGATGGCAAACGTCTCACAGGTGTGCTGGGACACCGGTGGAGGAGTGCTGAAGATAGCCACC GTTGAAGATGGCATATTGCCACACAGAGACGCACGTGGGTTCCCTGGATTAGCAGGAGGATTCACCTTCTCCATCTACG ATACGGCGGGGCTGTCGGAGATGCTGCAGGGGCGCCCTGGCCGGATGAGCACCCAGGAGTCCCTCCTGGCGCAGGAGGAGGAGCTGCTGGAGCAGGAGAGTCAGCGGCACGGCGACCTGGTGTTCGTGGACATGGTGGACACCTATAGGAACATCCCGTCCAAGGTCCTGCAGTTCTACAAGTG GTCACTGAGAAATACTGACTTCAGGCTGCTGCTGAAGACTGATGACGACTGTTACATCGATGTGGATGCTGTGCTGAGGAGAATCAAGGACCGGCACCTGAGCAGGAAGAACTTCTGGTGGGGAAA TTTCAGGCAGAACTGGCCAGTGGATCGGGTCGGGAAGTGGCAGGAGCTGGAGTACTCTAGCCCAGTGTACCCTGCCTTTGCCTGCGGCTCTGGCTACGTCGTCTCCAGGGACCTCGTCGAATGGCTGGCTTTCAATGCAGAGAAGCTCAAGGCTTACCAG GGTGAGGACGTGAGCATGGGTATATGGATGGCTGCACTTTGTCCGGAGAAGCATCAG GACTCGGGCTGGCTCTGTGAGCAGGCCTGCTACCTGGATATGCTGTCCTCCCCCCAGCACACGGCCGAGGAGCTGCGTCTGCTGTGGCGGCGAAAGCAGGCCTGTGGGGACCCATGCGGGTGTCCCTGGGACCTGGACTAA
- the LOC125715739 gene encoding UDP-GalNAc:beta-1,3-N-acetylgalactosaminyltransferase 2-like isoform X1, translated as MRSAVLLLLCPCIVAILIHAWLRLYKPSAGGLSVDVLVGILSARHHYDLREAIRETWMGYLRDQPYFRHRVEVKFIVGRHGCHIPEEDKEDPYSCTLLNLSEPGAHVAGQEVEIVSKLQAPVLSPSDVPVISLDFRVLHPVVITQLGVFPRGPNWELPGNLSVTLFPLDQEEPVISVQFGRDSPGTNKNGVWYKTVEKFILPKGFEGMLLWEALDPADLTMANVSQVCWDTGGGVLKIATVEDGILPHRDARGFPGLAGGFTFSIYDTAGLSEMLQGRPGRMSTQESLLAQEEELLEQESQRHGDLVFVDMVDTYRNIPSKVLQFYKWSLRNTDFRLLLKTDDDCYIDVDAVLRRIKDRHLSRKNFWWGNFRQNWPVDRVGKWQELEYSSPVYPAFACGSGYVVSRDLVEWLAFNAEKLKAYQGEDVSMGIWMAALCPEKHQDSGWLCEQACYLDMLSSPQHTAEELRLLWRRKQACGDPCGCPWDLD; from the exons ATGAGAAGCGCGGTATTGCTGCTGTTGTGTCCGTGTATTGTGGCAATACTGATCCATGCCTGGTTGAGACTATATAAACCGTCAG CAGGTGGGCTTTCGGTCGATGTGCTGGTGGGGATTCTTTCGGCGCGACACCACTATGATCTCAGGGAGGCGATAAGGGAGACCTGGATGGGATATCTCCGGGACCAGCCCTATTTCAGACATAG AGTGGAGGTGAAGTTTATTGTAGGTCGGCATGGCTGTCACATACCAGAGGAGGACAAGGAAGACCCATACTCCTGTACCCTGCTGAACCTGTCAGAACCAGGAGCACATG TGGCTGGACAAGAGGTGGAGATTGTCAGCAAGCTCCAGGCACCTGTCCTAAGCCCCTCTGACGTGCCAGTGATCAGCCTCGACTTCAGGGTTCTGCATCCCGTCGTGATCACCCAGTTAGGGGTGTTCCCCAGGGGCCCAAACTGGGAACTCCCTGGGAACCTGTCAGTCACGCTCTTCCCGCTGGATCAGGAG GAGCCAGTGATAAGTGTCCAATTCGGCCGTGACAGCCCTGGGACAAACAAGAATGGAGTGTGGTACAAAACGGTGGAGAAGTTTATCCTACCCAAG GGTTTTGAAGGGATGCTTCTCTGGGAGGCCCTGGATCCGGCCGATCTGACGATGGCAAACGTCTCACAGGTGTGCTGGGACACCGGTGGAGGAGTGCTGAAGATAGCCACC GTTGAAGATGGCATATTGCCACACAGAGACGCACGTGGGTTCCCTGGATTAGCAGGAGGATTCACCTTCTCCATCTACG ATACGGCGGGGCTGTCGGAGATGCTGCAGGGGCGCCCTGGCCGGATGAGCACCCAGGAGTCCCTCCTGGCGCAGGAGGAGGAGCTGCTGGAGCAGGAGAGTCAGCGGCACGGCGACCTGGTGTTCGTGGACATGGTGGACACCTATAGGAACATCCCGTCCAAGGTCCTGCAGTTCTACAAGTG GTCACTGAGAAATACTGACTTCAGGCTGCTGCTGAAGACTGATGACGACTGTTACATCGATGTGGATGCTGTGCTGAGGAGAATCAAGGACCGGCACCTGAGCAGGAAGAACTTCTGGTGGGGAAA TTTCAGGCAGAACTGGCCAGTGGATCGGGTCGGGAAGTGGCAGGAGCTGGAGTACTCTAGCCCAGTGTACCCTGCCTTTGCCTGCGGCTCTGGCTACGTCGTCTCCAGGGACCTCGTCGAATGGCTGGCTTTCAATGCAGAGAAGCTCAAGGCTTACCAG GGTGAGGACGTGAGCATGGGTATATGGATGGCTGCACTTTGTCCGGAGAAGCATCAG GACTCGGGCTGGCTCTGTGAGCAGGCCTGCTACCTGGATATGCTGTCCTCCCCCCAGCACACGGCCGAGGAGCTGCGTCTGCTGTGGCGGCGAAAGCAGGCCTGTGGGGACCCATGCGGGTGTCCCTGGGACCTGGACTAA
- the LOC125715739 gene encoding UDP-GalNAc:beta-1,3-N-acetylgalactosaminyltransferase 2-like isoform X3, protein MRSAVLLLLCPCIVAILIHAWLRLYKPSAGGLSVDVLVGILSARHHYDLREAIRETWMGYLRDQPYFRHRVEVKFIVGRHGCHIPEEDKEDPYSCTLLNLSEPGAHVAGQEVEIVSKLQAPVLSPSDVPVISLDFRVLHPVVITQLGVFPRGPNWELPGNLSVTLFPLDQEEPVISVQFGRDSPGTNKNGVWYKTVEKFILPKGFEGMLLWEALDPADLTMANVSQVCWDTGGGVLKIATVEDGILPHRDARGFPGLAGGFTFSIYDTAGLSEMLQGRPGRMSTQESLLAQEEELLEQESQRHGDLVFVDMVDTYRNIPSKVLQFYKWSLRNTDFRLLLKTDDDCYIDVDAVLRRIKDRHLSRKNFWWGNFRQNWPVDRVGKWQELEYSSPVYPAFACGSGYVVSRDLVEWLAFNAEKLKAYQGEDVSMGIWMAALCPEKHQVHP, encoded by the exons ATGAGAAGCGCGGTATTGCTGCTGTTGTGTCCGTGTATTGTGGCAATACTGATCCATGCCTGGTTGAGACTATATAAACCGTCAG CAGGTGGGCTTTCGGTCGATGTGCTGGTGGGGATTCTTTCGGCGCGACACCACTATGATCTCAGGGAGGCGATAAGGGAGACCTGGATGGGATATCTCCGGGACCAGCCCTATTTCAGACATAG AGTGGAGGTGAAGTTTATTGTAGGTCGGCATGGCTGTCACATACCAGAGGAGGACAAGGAAGACCCATACTCCTGTACCCTGCTGAACCTGTCAGAACCAGGAGCACATG TGGCTGGACAAGAGGTGGAGATTGTCAGCAAGCTCCAGGCACCTGTCCTAAGCCCCTCTGACGTGCCAGTGATCAGCCTCGACTTCAGGGTTCTGCATCCCGTCGTGATCACCCAGTTAGGGGTGTTCCCCAGGGGCCCAAACTGGGAACTCCCTGGGAACCTGTCAGTCACGCTCTTCCCGCTGGATCAGGAG GAGCCAGTGATAAGTGTCCAATTCGGCCGTGACAGCCCTGGGACAAACAAGAATGGAGTGTGGTACAAAACGGTGGAGAAGTTTATCCTACCCAAG GGTTTTGAAGGGATGCTTCTCTGGGAGGCCCTGGATCCGGCCGATCTGACGATGGCAAACGTCTCACAGGTGTGCTGGGACACCGGTGGAGGAGTGCTGAAGATAGCCACC GTTGAAGATGGCATATTGCCACACAGAGACGCACGTGGGTTCCCTGGATTAGCAGGAGGATTCACCTTCTCCATCTACG ATACGGCGGGGCTGTCGGAGATGCTGCAGGGGCGCCCTGGCCGGATGAGCACCCAGGAGTCCCTCCTGGCGCAGGAGGAGGAGCTGCTGGAGCAGGAGAGTCAGCGGCACGGCGACCTGGTGTTCGTGGACATGGTGGACACCTATAGGAACATCCCGTCCAAGGTCCTGCAGTTCTACAAGTG GTCACTGAGAAATACTGACTTCAGGCTGCTGCTGAAGACTGATGACGACTGTTACATCGATGTGGATGCTGTGCTGAGGAGAATCAAGGACCGGCACCTGAGCAGGAAGAACTTCTGGTGGGGAAA TTTCAGGCAGAACTGGCCAGTGGATCGGGTCGGGAAGTGGCAGGAGCTGGAGTACTCTAGCCCAGTGTACCCTGCCTTTGCCTGCGGCTCTGGCTACGTCGTCTCCAGGGACCTCGTCGAATGGCTGGCTTTCAATGCAGAGAAGCTCAAGGCTTACCAG GGTGAGGACGTGAGCATGGGTATATGGATGGCTGCACTTTGTCCGGAGAAGCATCAGGTTCACCCTTGA